The genomic stretch ATACTTTTGGAAAACCGAAACAAAATCATCAACGAGTGCAGGATCAAAGTTTTCTAGAAACTGCATTAAGCGCTCGACTTCACTTGATTTTGTTTTCTTTTCCATATGAATCTGCTGGCCGCTAAAATAAAGCTTATACTGTTTAAAGTTATCAAAGCCTAATTTCCGAACGAGCTTCGATACTTTTGACGGAGAGACGTCACAGAGCTCGGCGGCATCAATGATTTTCAACTTATCATTTGTAGCGACAACATCCGCTAGCTTGCTGTGCACTTGTTCTTCTAATTTTGTAAGATGGTTCGTATCTAATTTAATCATAACTCTTCCATTCCTTTCACCTTGCTCCTTGACTCGCGCAGCGAAAACAAGCAACCGCCATTTCCTATTCGAAAATAACGATTGCTCTTCTCTTGAACTGATCATGTCACCATGATCGATAGGTCTACCATAACATGATTCCCAAAGAATGCTTACTTAAAAATCGGATAAGAAAGCTTTAATATTTCATCCGTATGCTTTCTAACATTTTTCACAACCGTTTCATTCACCTTGTTATAAAAATCATGATGATCAGAGACCGGTTTGAACGTTGTTTCTGTTTTCACCATTTGCTCAATCGCCTCAGAAAAATCATCGTAAACACCTAAGTACTGAGAAGCACTAATCGCAGCACCTAAACAGGCACTACTGCTCCCCTTCCGTCGATGCACTGGCAAACCAAACAAATCGGCCATGATTTGCATGATCACATCGCTCTTCGAACCGCCGCCAATAATGACAACTTCATTCAGCTCCACATCGATTTCTTCTAACATTTCATCAATGTTGTTTTTAATATTGAAGGCAATCGCTTCTAGGATCGAGCGATAAATATGGTATCGTGAATGCCGCTGATCAAAGCCAATCATCATTCCTTTTCGATATGGTTTATCCGGTGAAGCTAACCAATCCAAAATCGTGATCAAGCCATCACTACCAACGGGCACTTCTTCCGCCTTACGATTTAGAAACTCTTCTTCCGAAATCCCTAACTTCTTTGCTTCGGTTACGAGTTCTTCGCCAATTAACTTCTTAAACCAACTAACCGTCCACAATCCCCGTCGAATTCCATTTGATTCATAAACATATTTGAATGGAATTGATGCAAACGTGGGGAAAAAGTTTTTCGCATCTTCGTAATAGTTATCTCTCAATAACATCGAAGAAATAAACGTTCCGAGTGAAATCATGATTGAATTTGCGTTTTGAATACCGGAGCCCAGTACTTCCACCGCTTTATCGTTCGATGTAGCTACAACAGGAATTCCTTCCGTTAAGCCAAACTCCTCCGCAAGCTCACTACGAATCGAACCAAGCTTTTCACCAGGCTTCACAAGGTTAAATAACATCTCTCTACGTAGACCATTCTCATGAATCACGTCATCATCACTAGACCAATCCAACGTCTCACGATCAACTGGCCAAAAGACTTCACAGTTACCAGCTGTATCGTTGTATTCTCCCGTTAACCGGAGTCCCAAGTAACCTGAAGTGGTCGTTACATACTGTACGCGATCATCTTCGTGCTCATACGGTTTTGATAATCGAGCATCCATCCAACTGATGGCTGGATGGGCTAGATTACCGTCTTCATTCAGCAAAACGCGGCAGCAACGGATCGTACATAACCCAATCGCTTCGATTTCTTTCGGATCACCGTTGAAATTCGCTAAACAGTTTTTCACACCGTTATTAACGCTATCCCATAAGTCGTCATCCGGATGAATGACGACGCCCGGTTCAGGGGTTAAGGTTTCCCTTAACGCCTGTGAACCGTAGGCGACTTCATTCCCTTCCAGGTCAAAGATCACCACTTTTGTACTTTGTGATCCATTATCAATCCCCATGATGTATCGATTCGACATGGTTTCCCTCCTCTTAGCTTCTGATATACTTTTTCACTTCGCTAGGTTGAGGGAAAATCGTTCCGTGATTCATGATTCCTTTTGGATCAAACGCTTCTTTAAGTTTTTCTAACATATAGTAAGCAGAGCCGTGCTCTTGCTTCGTCCATTCAGAACGGTACTTCCCAATCCCATGGTGGTGACACATAGAGCCGCCTAGCTTCAACGTTTCTTCAATAATAATCTCGTGAATCGGGTGGTGATATACGCGCAGTTCATCTTCTGGTGCACAGTTAATCGTATAGTTGTAAACGAAGTACATATTTGTTCCATTTAAGTAACTGTGAGAGGAATGACCTCCAAGCATCGTAAGCTCGTCTGCCCGATCAAATTCATTTTTAATCCGTTCAATCACGTTGTTGTAAAGTTTCGGAATGGTTTCCCAATCAGCTGACACTTCTGTTGTAAAACCATCATGCGTATTGTCATCAATCATATCCTGAATTTCACGCTGGATGCGGCTTTCATCCCAGTTCAAGTTGTTGAACCATGATTCAATTAACGAAGAATCAACCTTCTCAACAATACCGGACTGAAACTTTTCAACCGCTTCTTCAATACCAGCGTTTGTTGCTTCTACAATTCCTTTAGGGCCTTCTGCCATGAAAATCAACACGCACTTATCTTTGTAGAAATGACCAAAATGCTGTCTTGCATCTTCTTCAGAATACACGCGTGCTACAGATGGACGATAGCCGTTCACCATTACTTCGCGTAACACTTTAATTCCTGTTTCGACATCTTTAATCAAGTAGCCGTGGAACGCATTATTCTCTGGAGTGTGTTTAAAAATCTTTACCGTTACTTCAGTAATATAACAAAGGGCCCCTTCGTTCCCAATCGCAATGTGGCGAATATCCGGGCCACCAGAACGTCTCGGAACGTTCTTAATCTTTGAAACTTGTCCTTCTGGGAAAACACACTCAAGACCAACAACCATATCTTCAATCGCACCGTACAAAGTGGAAAGCTGACCAATACTTCTTGTAGAAACAAGACCACCATATTGCGCTACTGGCTTGGACTGAGGAGAGTGACCTGTTGTATAGCCTAACTTACGAAGTTCATCTTCAAGCGTTTGAAGCTTAACGCCAGACTGAACGGTTGCCTGCATGTTGTACGTATCCATTTTAATAATCTCATTCATCTTAGATCCGTCGATGACAATGGTCGTTTCTTTCCAGTTCTCAAGACCACCCTCAGTGCCAGTCTTTCCGCTTCTTGGAATCACGTTAATGTTATTTTCGTTACAGAACATCAGTAGTGCTTTCACTTCTTCCGTGGAATGAGGAAACACAATGGCAAGTGGTGCTGGAACGTCGAGTACATTTTTCGTTTTCGCATATTTTTTGTAGCGATCCGCTGAAGCATCGTAAAGCGCCTCTTCATTTGTCACGATTTGATCCTCAGAAAGTAGAGACTTTAACTCTTCTAATAGGTTATTCATAAATGATTCTCCTTTTTTTTATGATAGTTTAATAGAAATTATCGTACGAGATAGCCGCCGTCGACATTCAATAATGTTCCGTTCACATAGTTAGACGCGTCAGATGCTAAGAAAACAACTGCTCCCATCAAATCCTGAATGTTCCCCCAGCGATTTGCGGGAATATGATCGAGAACGCGCTGATTGTTTGCAAGATTTTCTCTCGTACTTCTCGTTACGTCCGTTGCAAAATACCCTGGTGCAATGCCATTAACCTGGATGTTGTATTGCGCAAGTTCATCACAATACGCTTTCGTGAACCCGGCTAGCCCATGCTTAGTGGCTGCATAAGCTGGCGACCACTGGCCTCCGAGATATGAAAACAAGGAGCACGTGTTGATAATTTTCCCACTTTGCTGTGGGATCATATACTTAGCTACTTCATGAGACAGTTCAAAAGGCGCATTCAAGTTAACTGACACCATTTTATCCCAATGTAATCTTGTAAACTTCGTAACGTCTGGTTCATTTATGTTAATCCCAGCATTATTTACAAGAATATCGATTTGACCAAAAACACTTACGCATTGATCGACAACTGCCTTGCAAAAACCGTCTTCTGTCAGATTGCCAACCATTAAATAGTAGTGAACGCCTTCTGCTTCAATTAGCTCCCTGGTCTGATCATCGTCTTCCGTCATACTAACGGCAAAAATATTTGCCCCAGCCTTCGCAAGCGCAAGGGCAAACCCCTGACCAATTCCTGAATTACCACCAGTAATAATAGCTACTTTTCCCTTCAAGCTAAAAAAGTTCATATTAAAATCCGTAATGTCATTTACTTCGGGGTTCATCCTCAACCTTGCCACCTTTCGGAATGGTTTAACTAGGTTTATTCTAATCTTTCAGAAAATAAAAGGCAAGGAATATTAGAGAAATTTCTCTAATTACACCATAAATAATTTAATAAAAGAAAATTTTCCTTCGAATCTTTTATAAATGCTAAGCTAGCTTTCTTCCCATATCTCCCTTTTCAAACTTAAAAAAGCAACTGCTCTATTTAATAGAGCAGTTGCTTTCATTTTCTTTTATCGGAGTATCGCTTCTCCCTTACTCCCCATCATAATTGCTATCAGGAAGCGTATCCCAGAAAGACGTATCCGCTGAATCTATAGAATTATCAGCAAGCGCATTAAGACTTGCCTTCATCGCCGTCACGGCCTGTTGAATCAAGTAGCCATTGCTTTTCTGTCCAAGAACGTAATCTTCACGATAATGATCAGCCATGCCGCGCATTTCAAAAAGAAGCGTTGCAATGCCATATTCCATCGCCAGTCCGTTTCGGCTAATCGTTGGCGCACTACCGCCTGGATATTTCGAAAGCAATCCATAGCCTTTGGCTTCTACCGCGTTATACACGACAGCACCAAGTTCCTTCGACTGTTCCACGACTTCCGGATCGACAGTTTCATTGGTTGGATACAGAATCGATCCAGACACCAATTCGCCCGTGTCACCTAGTGTTGTTTGAGTTCCTTGATGATGCAGGTCAATCATGTAATCCGGCGAATATTTTTGTAGCACATTTTCATGAAGCGCCTTCGTTTCAGGCTGTTCGCGATCAACATGGTCACGATTAAGATCAACTTCGTTGGCGTTATAGCGCGTATGCGTACCAGAAACATAGTCTTCTAATGAAAAATTCACATCACCTTCTGCCCCGTCGACATTTAGTCGCGGCGCGATCAACACATTCACGTTATCAAGGATGTTTTGCACGTCTTTTCCATTCGATGTTAAATACTTAATCACTTCAAGCGCGCCTTCGGTTGTTAACGTTTCATTCCCATGCTGTTGCGTTAGGAATAAAATCGTGGGGTTATCTGGATCCATATTGCCAAACTTCGCAAGGTAAAGGTCTCTGCCTTTAACTGACTGACCGTACACCTCGAGCTCCAGCGCTTCAGAACGCTGTTCAACTTTTTCTAAAAAGCTCACCATCTCTTCATAAGAATGCAGACGCTCATTCTTGATCGTTTCATTGCCGCCATAGTTTGGCCCATTCGGTCCATTCTCTCCGGCTAGCGCGGTATTACCTGTTAAAAAGGATCCAGACACTAGCATCGTTCCTGCCACTGTTAACGTTAGAATTTGTTTTTTCACCATTGTCCTCCTAAAAATCACATTCGCTTTTTTTGTTTTCACTTACATT from Bacillus sp. Cs-700 encodes the following:
- a CDS encoding FGGY family carbohydrate kinase, translating into MSNRYIMGIDNGSQSTKVVIFDLEGNEVAYGSQALRETLTPEPGVVIHPDDDLWDSVNNGVKNCLANFNGDPKEIEAIGLCTIRCCRVLLNEDGNLAHPAISWMDARLSKPYEHEDDRVQYVTTTSGYLGLRLTGEYNDTAGNCEVFWPVDRETLDWSSDDDVIHENGLRREMLFNLVKPGEKLGSIRSELAEEFGLTEGIPVVATSNDKAVEVLGSGIQNANSIMISLGTFISSMLLRDNYYEDAKNFFPTFASIPFKYVYESNGIRRGLWTVSWFKKLIGEELVTEAKKLGISEEEFLNRKAEEVPVGSDGLITILDWLASPDKPYRKGMMIGFDQRHSRYHIYRSILEAIAFNIKNNIDEMLEEIDVELNEVVIIGGGSKSDVIMQIMADLFGLPVHRRKGSSSACLGAAISASQYLGVYDDFSEAIEQMVKTETTFKPVSDHHDFYNKVNETVVKNVRKHTDEILKLSYPIFK
- a CDS encoding FAD-binding oxidoreductase, with amino-acid sequence MNNLLEELKSLLSEDQIVTNEEALYDASADRYKKYAKTKNVLDVPAPLAIVFPHSTEEVKALLMFCNENNINVIPRSGKTGTEGGLENWKETTIVIDGSKMNEIIKMDTYNMQATVQSGVKLQTLEDELRKLGYTTGHSPQSKPVAQYGGLVSTRSIGQLSTLYGAIEDMVVGLECVFPEGQVSKIKNVPRRSGGPDIRHIAIGNEGALCYITEVTVKIFKHTPENNAFHGYLIKDVETGIKVLREVMVNGYRPSVARVYSEEDARQHFGHFYKDKCVLIFMAEGPKGIVEATNAGIEEAVEKFQSGIVEKVDSSLIESWFNNLNWDESRIQREIQDMIDDNTHDGFTTEVSADWETIPKLYNNVIERIKNEFDRADELTMLGGHSSHSYLNGTNMYFVYNYTINCAPEDELRVYHHPIHEIIIEETLKLGGSMCHHHGIGKYRSEWTKQEHGSAYYMLEKLKEAFDPKGIMNHGTIFPQPSEVKKYIRS
- a CDS encoding SDR family oxidoreductase, coding for MNPEVNDITDFNMNFFSLKGKVAIITGGNSGIGQGFALALAKAGANIFAVSMTEDDDQTRELIEAEGVHYYLMVGNLTEDGFCKAVVDQCVSVFGQIDILVNNAGININEPDVTKFTRLHWDKMVSVNLNAPFELSHEVAKYMIPQQSGKIINTCSLFSYLGGQWSPAYAATKHGLAGFTKAYCDELAQYNIQVNGIAPGYFATDVTRSTRENLANNQRVLDHIPANRWGNIQDLMGAVVFLASDASNYVNGTLLNVDGGYLVR
- a CDS encoding M14 family metallopeptidase, which produces MKKQILTLTVAGTMLVSGSFLTGNTALAGENGPNGPNYGGNETIKNERLHSYEEMVSFLEKVEQRSEALELEVYGQSVKGRDLYLAKFGNMDPDNPTILFLTQQHGNETLTTEGALEVIKYLTSNGKDVQNILDNVNVLIAPRLNVDGAEGDVNFSLEDYVSGTHTRYNANEVDLNRDHVDREQPETKALHENVLQKYSPDYMIDLHHQGTQTTLGDTGELVSGSILYPTNETVDPEVVEQSKELGAVVYNAVEAKGYGLLSKYPGGSAPTISRNGLAMEYGIATLLFEMRGMADHYREDYVLGQKSNGYLIQQAVTAMKASLNALADNSIDSADTSFWDTLPDSNYDGE